The Pan paniscus chromosome 15, NHGRI_mPanPan1-v2.0_pri, whole genome shotgun sequence genome includes a window with the following:
- the SERPINA12 gene encoding serpin A12, whose amino-acid sequence MNPTLGLAIFLAVLLTVKGLLKPSFSPRNYKALSEVQGWKQRMAAKELARQNMDFGFKLLKKLAFYNPGRNIFLSPLSISTAFSMLCLGAQDSTLDEIKQGFNFRKMPEKDLHEGFHYIVHELTQKTQDLKLSIGNTLFIDQRLQPQHKFLEDAKNFYSAETILTNFQNLEMAQKQINDFISQKTHGKINNLIENIDPGTVMLLANYIFFRARWKHEFDPNVTKEEDFFLEKNSSVKVPMMFRSGIYQVGYDDKLSCTILEIPYQKNITAIFILPDEGKLKHLEKGLQVDTFSRWKTLLSRRVVDVSVPRLHMTGTFDLKKTLSYIGVSKIFEEHGDLTKIAPHRSLKVGEAVHKAELKMDERGTEGAAGTGAQTLPMETPLVVKIDKPYLLLIYSEKIPSVLFLGKIVNPIGK is encoded by the exons ATGAACCCCACACTAGGCCTGGCCATTTTTCTGGCTGTTCTCCTCACGGTGAAAGGTCTTCTAAAGCCGAGCTTCTCACCAAGGAATTATAAAGCTTTGAGCGAGGTCCAAGGGTGGAAGCAAAGGATGGCAGCCAAGGAGCTTGCAAGGCAGAACATGGACTTTGGCTTTAAGCTGCTCAAGAAGCTGGCCTTTTACAACCCTGGCAGGAACATCTTCCTATCCCCCTTGAGCATCTCTACAGCTTTCTCCATGCTGTGCCTGGGTGCCCAGGACAGCACCCTGGACGAGATCAAGCAGGGGTTCAACTTCAGAAAGATGCCAGAAAAAGATCTTCATGAGGGCTTCCATTACATCGTCCACGAGCTGACCCAGAAGACCCAGGACCTCAAACTGAGCATTGGGAACACGCTGTTCATTGACCAGAGGCTGCAGCCACAGCATAAGTTTTTGGAAGATGCCAAGAACTTTTACAGTGCCGAAACCATCCTTACCAACTTTCAGAATTTGGAAATGGCTCAGAAGCAGATCAATGACTTTATCAGTCAAAAAACCCATGGGAAAATTAACAACCTGATCGAGAATATAGACCCTGGCACTGTGATGCTTCttgcaaattatattttctttcgaG CCAGGTGGAAACATGAGTTTGATCCAAATGTAACTAAAGAGGAAGATTTCTTTCTGGAGAAAAACAGTTCAGTCAAGGTGCCCATGATGTTCCGTAGTGGCATATACCAAGTTGGCTATGACGATAAGCTCTCTTGCACCATCCTGGAAATACCCTACCAGAAAAATATCACAGCCATCTTCATCCTTCCTGatgagggcaagctgaagcactTGGAGAAGGGATTGCAGGTGGACACTTTCTCCAGATGGAAAACATTACTGTCACGCAG GGTCGTAGACGTGTCAGTACCCAGACTCCACATGACGGGCACCTTCGACCTGAAGAAGACTCTCTCCTACATAGGTGTCTCCAAAATCTTTGAGGAACATGGTGATCTCACCAAGATCGCCCCTCATCGCAGCCTGAAAGTGGGCGAG GCTGTGCACAAGGCTGAGCTGAAGATGGATGAGAGGGGTACGGAAGGGGCCGCTGGCACCGGAGCACAGACTCTGCCCATGGAGACACCACTCGTCGTCAAGATAGACAAACCCTATCTGCTGCTGATTTACAGCGAGAAAATACCTTCCGTGCTCTTCCTGGGAAAGATTGTTAACCCTATTGGAAAATAA